A section of the Hirschia baltica ATCC 49814 genome encodes:
- a CDS encoding TSUP family transporter: protein MSLLIAFLILITTLITAFISGIFGMAGGLILMGMLAAVVSIPQAMIIHGAIQFVANGWRAFLLRRHINWTLIRHYIVGALIAIALLCFVNWVPDKPTLYLILGLLPLLIWLPKNLFHADILRKTDSIIAGFLVSGLNTLAGVAGPMLDIFFVRSDLTRQGIVANKSTTQALAHLIKIGFWTGPAIQAAGMSALPPLWFLIAAIPISMTGTWLGGLVLHRMNDVNFKSWMKWLVTAIGVVFLLRAAGIF, encoded by the coding sequence ATGTCGTTACTCATCGCTTTTCTTATTCTCATAACCACACTTATCACCGCATTCATTTCTGGCATTTTTGGAATGGCTGGTGGATTAATTTTGATGGGTATGCTTGCTGCTGTCGTTTCAATCCCGCAAGCGATGATTATTCACGGAGCCATACAATTTGTCGCCAATGGTTGGAGAGCATTTCTACTGCGCAGACACATAAACTGGACACTCATTCGACACTATATCGTAGGTGCTTTGATAGCGATTGCACTTCTTTGTTTTGTAAATTGGGTTCCAGACAAGCCTACACTCTATCTCATTCTAGGCTTACTTCCTCTGCTTATATGGCTACCCAAAAACCTGTTTCATGCTGATATCCTTAGAAAAACCGATAGTATAATAGCCGGTTTTCTTGTTTCTGGACTAAACACACTTGCAGGGGTGGCGGGGCCAATGCTGGACATTTTCTTTGTCCGTTCAGACCTCACCCGCCAAGGCATTGTCGCCAATAAATCAACAACGCAGGCACTCGCCCACCTTATCAAAATTGGTTTCTGGACCGGACCTGCAATTCAGGCTGCTGGCATGTCCGCACTGCCACCATTGTGGTTTTTAATTGCAGCGATACCCATATCAATGACCGGTACATGGTTGGGCGGGCTCGTCTTGCACAGAATGAATGATGTTAATTTCAAAAGCTGGATGAAATGGCTCGTCACAGCGATTGGCGTCGTCTTCCTTTTGCGCGCCGCTGGTATTTTTTAA
- the lysM gene encoding peptidoglycan-binding protein LysM, translated as MFGNLIKFAKDAGAKIGFGKDKDEDAKNLKNEMEKHGFKTDEVDVAVEGDKVVLTGKALSQEEREKLILVAGNVEGVDSVEDKMEISPTRTHTVKSGDTLSKIAKEMYGDAMKYPVIFEANKPMLSHPDKIYPGQVLRIPTL; from the coding sequence ATGTTTGGAAATCTGATCAAGTTTGCAAAAGATGCTGGTGCTAAAATCGGCTTTGGAAAAGACAAAGACGAAGACGCGAAGAACCTTAAAAATGAGATGGAAAAACACGGCTTCAAAACAGATGAAGTGGATGTTGCTGTAGAAGGCGATAAAGTCGTTCTAACAGGAAAAGCTCTATCTCAAGAAGAACGTGAAAAGCTTATTCTTGTTGCTGGAAATGTAGAAGGTGTTGATTCCGTTGAAGATAAAATGGAGATTTCACCAACTCGCACCCACACTGTGAAAAGTGGAGACACTCTAAGCAAGATTGCTAAGGAGATGTATGGGGATGCGATGAAATATCCTGTGATTTTTGAAGCAAATAAGCCAATGCTATCTCACCCAGATAAAATTTACCCAGGTCAGGTTTTGCGTATTCCAACTTTATAG
- the rsmD gene encoding 16S rRNA (guanine(966)-N(2))-methyltransferase RsmD: protein MRIVSGKLKGRSIITPEGRDTRPTSDRAREAMFNILAHAAWAPPIEDARVIDLYAGSGALGFEALSRGASYCLFVETHVKARGVIRENIEKFQQFGTTRIHRRSAVDLGKRPAGAGEKFDIAFMDPPYGYELVDPAITELVKGDWLADDAIIVAEVSKDDPEPKFPGFEVLHEKSYGAARVYMARVIKPDDEETSIPKEDTTQNE, encoded by the coding sequence ATGAGAATTGTAAGCGGAAAACTCAAAGGTCGTTCGATCATCACACCCGAAGGTCGCGACACTCGTCCCACGTCTGATAGAGCACGTGAAGCCATGTTCAATATATTGGCACATGCAGCATGGGCTCCGCCTATCGAAGACGCACGCGTGATAGACCTTTATGCTGGCTCTGGTGCACTTGGGTTTGAAGCCCTTTCGCGAGGGGCAAGCTATTGTCTGTTTGTAGAAACACACGTTAAAGCGCGCGGCGTTATTCGTGAAAATATCGAAAAATTCCAGCAATTTGGCACTACACGTATCCACAGACGATCTGCTGTAGATTTAGGTAAACGCCCGGCAGGTGCCGGTGAAAAATTCGATATTGCATTTATGGACCCACCCTATGGGTATGAACTTGTTGACCCTGCAATTACTGAGCTTGTCAAAGGTGATTGGCTAGCTGACGATGCTATTATCGTTGCCGAAGTATCCAAGGATGATCCAGAACCCAAATTCCCCGGTTTTGAAGTCCTGCATGAAAAAAGCTACGGCGCTGCCCGTGTGTACATGGCGAGGGTTATTAAACCCGATGATGAAGAAACCAGCATCCCCAAAGAAGACACGACGCAAAACGAATAA
- a CDS encoding nucleoside deaminase, which yields MKEAEQMPYMARAMQLAEEAALAGEVPVGAVIVDPSTGNIVGEGRNGPIGAHDPTAHAEIVAIRNACASVDNYRLPDLELYVTLEPCAMCAGAISFARIGKVVFAADDPKGGAIKHGPKFFEQSTCHWRSQWEQDIRFASEAGEMLRAFFKSRR from the coding sequence ATGAAAGAAGCTGAACAAATGCCATATATGGCCCGTGCAATGCAATTGGCTGAAGAAGCCGCGCTGGCTGGTGAAGTGCCTGTGGGAGCGGTTATTGTTGATCCGAGCACAGGAAATATAGTGGGTGAGGGGCGTAATGGTCCTATTGGGGCACACGACCCCACTGCACATGCTGAAATCGTTGCTATTCGAAATGCATGCGCGTCTGTTGATAATTATCGCCTGCCTGATCTGGAGCTATATGTCACGCTGGAGCCATGTGCCATGTGTGCTGGCGCGATTAGTTTTGCGCGTATCGGGAAAGTTGTTTTTGCGGCAGATGATCCAAAAGGTGGTGCAATTAAACACGGGCCCAAATTTTTTGAGCAATCAACATGTCATTGGCGATCTCAATGGGAACAGGACATACGTTTTGCGAGTGAGGCTGGAGAGATGCTAAGAGCGTTCTTTAAATCAAGGCGTTGA
- a CDS encoding bifunctional helix-turn-helix transcriptional regulator/GNAT family N-acetyltransferase, with protein MVKDILENAGYLALGSRLKRLAERLQADAARLHEAHGFSIQPSQFPLLKAIDTLGSITVAQAVEALGVSQPAVTRTLNTIIESGLVTTRADDKDQRVKWIELTPKGEATLESLRENLWPHVQEAAKQASSFPTGASPMNLLDALSRLEQNLNESSLEERVLKISNPNPVEIVDFTDDLAQDFHDISEQWVSSMFKLEQNDREIIENPRKLIIDRGGVILFAKTPQFGVVGTCALIKIEDGIFELTKMGVTDNARGLKIGEKLLQATINRAKEMNLTCMYLLTNKKCEAAIHLYEKNGFIHDPYIMEHFGARYERCNVAMSYPL; from the coding sequence ATGGTAAAAGATATATTGGAAAATGCTGGCTATTTGGCATTAGGCAGTCGGCTAAAACGCCTAGCAGAACGCCTTCAAGCAGATGCCGCAAGATTACATGAAGCACACGGATTTAGCATCCAACCTAGCCAATTTCCCCTATTGAAAGCCATCGACACACTTGGATCAATTACTGTTGCGCAAGCAGTTGAAGCTCTCGGTGTGAGCCAGCCGGCAGTCACACGCACATTGAATACGATTATTGAATCGGGCCTCGTCACCACTCGTGCTGACGACAAAGATCAACGTGTAAAATGGATAGAATTGACTCCCAAGGGCGAAGCAACGCTTGAGAGTTTGAGAGAAAATCTGTGGCCCCATGTGCAAGAAGCCGCCAAACAAGCAAGTTCGTTTCCTACTGGTGCTTCTCCTATGAATCTATTGGATGCCCTCTCCCGTTTAGAACAAAACCTCAATGAATCTTCCTTAGAAGAACGTGTCCTAAAAATAAGCAATCCTAATCCTGTCGAAATAGTTGATTTTACAGATGATCTTGCTCAGGATTTTCATGACATCTCTGAACAATGGGTCTCTAGCATGTTCAAACTAGAGCAAAATGATCGTGAAATTATTGAAAATCCACGTAAGCTTATCATTGACCGTGGCGGCGTTATTCTTTTCGCTAAAACACCACAATTTGGTGTGGTTGGAACTTGTGCATTAATCAAAATAGAAGACGGAATATTCGAACTCACAAAAATGGGTGTAACAGATAATGCGCGCGGCTTGAAAATCGGCGAAAAATTGCTTCAAGCTACCATCAATCGTGCAAAAGAAATGAACCTGACATGCATGTACCTTCTAACGAATAAGAAATGTGAGGCAGCTATACATCTTTATGAAAAGAACGGCTTTATTCATGACCCATATATCATGGAACACTTTGGAGCACGATATGAACGCTGCAACGTAGCCATGTCTTACCCGTTATAA
- the rnhB gene encoding ribonuclease HII translates to MELSSTGDSFHLKYMADKILICGVDEAGRGPWAGPVCAGAVILNPLNPIAGLNDSKKLSEKKRDKLALLIKEYALCWSIGWASPEEIDELNIRQANHLAMQRAVQGLSIAPDLALIDGNDAPPLDCRTETLIGGDGIEACISAASILAKTARDAKMVEYDLQYPDYGFAKHKGYGVKAHSDALKRIGPCPIHRMTFKPVRAAKQQLDN, encoded by the coding sequence ATCGAGCTTTCTTCAACTGGCGACTCATTCCATTTAAAGTACATGGCAGATAAAATCCTAATATGCGGCGTAGATGAAGCCGGTAGAGGTCCGTGGGCTGGCCCTGTATGCGCAGGTGCAGTTATTCTAAACCCTTTAAATCCGATTGCAGGCCTCAATGATTCTAAAAAACTCAGTGAGAAAAAACGCGATAAACTTGCATTGCTTATAAAAGAATACGCCCTTTGTTGGAGTATTGGCTGGGCAAGCCCTGAGGAAATAGACGAACTAAATATTCGCCAGGCCAACCACCTCGCCATGCAACGCGCCGTGCAAGGCCTATCTATCGCACCAGACCTCGCGCTCATCGACGGCAATGATGCGCCACCGCTAGATTGCCGCACTGAAACGCTCATTGGTGGAGACGGCATAGAGGCATGTATCTCAGCTGCATCCATTTTAGCCAAAACAGCACGTGATGCCAAAATGGTAGAATATGACCTTCAATACCCAGATTATGGGTTTGCAAAACACAAAGGCTATGGCGTGAAAGCACACTCAGATGCCCTGAAGCGCATCGGACCATGCCCTATTCATCGTATGACATTCAAACCGGTGCGAGCAGCCAAACAACAGCTAGATAATTAA
- a CDS encoding GyrI-like domain-containing protein, translating to MADQEYKIPKTRYEFREGFSVAGLRKQFDVDEKIDGIPALWKAFGPQIAEVANAVTDACYGVIGASNPDGDVDYLAGIKVTSFDGLDKDFDRMVIPDQNYLVVTHEGDVSNIQQTWDWIFVEFPKSLGLEIIEVFAMTPEFEVYDARYNPQTREGEIDIWVPVQPSIMPA from the coding sequence ATGGCTGATCAAGAATACAAAATACCAAAAACGAGATATGAATTCCGTGAAGGATTTTCAGTTGCTGGTTTACGTAAACAGTTTGATGTAGATGAAAAAATTGATGGCATTCCTGCTTTGTGGAAAGCATTTGGTCCTCAAATCGCCGAAGTTGCCAATGCCGTGACTGATGCGTGTTATGGTGTCATTGGTGCAAGCAATCCTGATGGAGATGTAGATTATCTTGCGGGCATCAAAGTGACGAGTTTTGACGGCCTTGATAAAGATTTTGATCGTATGGTGATACCTGACCAGAATTATCTCGTCGTGACGCATGAGGGCGATGTCTCAAACATTCAACAGACTTGGGATTGGATTTTTGTAGAATTTCCAAAGAGCTTGGGGCTAGAGATTATTGAGGTTTTTGCAATGACACCTGAGTTTGAGGTGTATGATGCGCGCTATAATCCACAAACCCGTGAAGGCGAAATAGACATCTGGGTGCCTGTACAGCCGAGCATTATGCCAGCTTAA